The Chryseobacterium suipulveris genome window below encodes:
- a CDS encoding response regulator produces MEILVIDDNREICELIRNILLAEDYSVQSCCTPEEFEDALRDDKPQLIITDMLMSGFDGRTLAKSIKANPNTSHIKIMLMSAHPDAANFWETTRVDAFLAKPFEIDDLVEKVDHLLRTS; encoded by the coding sequence ATGGAAATATTGGTGATTGATGACAACAGAGAAATCTGTGAGCTCATTCGAAACATTCTGCTCGCTGAAGATTACTCGGTGCAGTCGTGCTGTACTCCGGAGGAATTTGAGGACGCGCTTAGAGACGACAAACCGCAGCTCATCATTACCGATATGCTGATGTCGGGTTTCGACGGGCGTACTTTGGCGAAAAGCATCAAGGCAAATCCCAACACTTCCCATATTAAAATTATGCTGATGTCTGCTCATCCCGATGCCGCGAATTTCTGGGAGACAACCAGAGTGGATGCATTTCTCGCAAAACCTTTCGAAATTGATGATTTGGTTGAGAAGGTTGATCATTTATTGCGAACCAGTTAG
- the nth gene encoding endonuclease III → MTKKQRAEIILQELEKLYPETPIPLDHKDPFTLLVAVALSAQTTDKKVNQITPKLFEAADTPEKMAQLEFEEIRELIKEIGLTNQKAKNLKRMSELLLERHDGIVPQTFEELEALPGVGHKTASVVMSQAFGFPAFPVDTHIHRLMKQWKLTEGKNVVQTENDAKKLFPEHTWNKVHLQIIFYGREYSPARGNGEKDFLTKMLFDR, encoded by the coding sequence ATGACCAAAAAACAAAGAGCGGAAATTATTCTTCAGGAGCTGGAAAAACTGTATCCCGAAACTCCGATTCCGCTTGACCACAAAGATCCGTTTACCCTACTCGTCGCAGTGGCGCTTTCTGCTCAAACCACCGACAAGAAAGTGAACCAGATCACCCCAAAACTTTTCGAAGCTGCAGACACTCCCGAAAAAATGGCGCAACTTGAATTTGAGGAAATCCGCGAACTGATCAAGGAAATCGGCTTAACCAACCAGAAAGCAAAAAATCTGAAAAGAATGTCGGAACTGCTTCTCGAAAGGCACGACGGAATTGTACCACAAACTTTCGAAGAACTGGAAGCGCTTCCCGGAGTTGGTCATAAAACTGCATCGGTCGTGATGAGTCAGGCGTTTGGATTCCCTGCATTTCCCGTCGATACGCACATTCACCGACTAATGAAGCAATGGAAACTTACAGAGGGAAAAAATGTGGTGCAAACTGAAAATGACGCCAAGAAACTTTTCCCCGAACACACTTGGAACAAGGTACATCTGCAGATTATTTTTTACGGACGGGAATATTCACCAGCAAGGGGAAACGGCGAAAAAGATTTTCTTACCAAAATGCTTTTCGACCGCTAA
- the bcp gene encoding thioredoxin-dependent thiol peroxidase, protein MLKVGDQLPEFELLNQDGEPVKSSKFIGKKLVVFFYPKANTPTCTVEACNLNDHISKLKKEGFQLVGISADSVKRQKGFHEKFGFRYDLLSDENHDVLNKFGVWQEKKTFGKTYMGIVRTTFLFDENGICTRVISDVKSKIAAEQILENVH, encoded by the coding sequence ATGCTTAAAGTCGGCGACCAACTCCCGGAATTCGAATTGCTCAACCAAGATGGAGAACCTGTGAAATCATCGAAATTTATAGGTAAGAAATTAGTGGTTTTCTTTTATCCGAAAGCAAACACACCCACCTGTACCGTTGAAGCGTGCAATCTCAACGACCATATTTCGAAACTGAAGAAGGAGGGATTTCAGTTGGTTGGGATTTCAGCGGATTCGGTAAAAAGACAGAAAGGTTTCCACGAAAAGTTTGGATTCAGGTACGACTTGCTCTCGGATGAAAACCACGATGTCTTAAATAAATTCGGAGTGTGGCAGGAAAAGAAAACTTTCGGCAAAACCTATATGGGAATCGTTCGCACTACTTTTCTTTTTGATGAAAACGGAATTTGCACGAGAGTTATTTCTGATGTGAAATCAAAGATAGCCGCAGAACAAATTTTGGAAAATGTACACTGA
- a CDS encoding aminotransferase class V-fold PLP-dependent enzyme, which yields MFDLQNIRSQFPILNQTVNGKPLIYLDNGATSQKPVSVFESWMKYYTEINANVHRGIHTLSQLATEEMEVSRRKIQRFVNAKNDYEIIFTKGTTEGLNLIAYSLTNLVKKNDEIIISHLEHHSNIVPWQMLCERTGAKLKVIPMDENGILQLDFLDKNLNEKTKIVSVNQVSNALGVVNPIEEIISKVRKNSDALVVIDGAQSVPHMKIDVQKMDCDFFVFSGHKMYAPMGTGILYGKEEILRKIQPFHGGGEMIATCTFEKTTYADLPFKFEAGTPNVGGNIALGAAVDFMEKIGQEQIQHHENALLDYAQQKLLEIEGLRIYGEKAKRTGVVSFNLEGIGISSDVGMILDKLGIAVRTGHHCTQPIMNFFNIAGTVRASFAVYNTFEEIDVLAEGVRKAKRMLS from the coding sequence ATGTTCGACCTACAAAATATTCGCAGCCAATTCCCAATCCTCAACCAAACCGTCAACGGAAAACCTCTGATCTACCTCGACAATGGAGCGACATCGCAGAAACCTGTTTCGGTTTTTGAAAGCTGGATGAAATATTACACAGAAATCAACGCCAATGTTCACCGCGGAATCCATACTTTGAGCCAGTTGGCAACAGAGGAAATGGAAGTTTCCAGAAGAAAAATCCAAAGGTTTGTCAATGCCAAAAATGATTACGAGATTATCTTTACCAAAGGAACAACCGAAGGTTTGAACCTCATCGCCTACTCTTTGACGAATTTGGTTAAAAAAAACGACGAAATCATCATCTCTCATTTGGAACACCACTCGAACATCGTTCCTTGGCAAATGCTCTGCGAAAGAACTGGTGCGAAACTGAAGGTAATCCCAATGGACGAAAACGGAATTCTGCAACTCGACTTTCTAGATAAAAACCTGAACGAAAAAACCAAAATTGTTTCTGTGAACCAGGTTTCCAACGCTTTGGGAGTGGTGAATCCGATTGAAGAGATTATTTCGAAAGTCAGAAAAAATTCCGACGCTTTGGTCGTGATCGACGGAGCGCAGTCGGTTCCCCACATGAAAATCGACGTCCAAAAAATGGATTGTGATTTCTTCGTGTTCTCGGGACACAAAATGTATGCACCGATGGGAACTGGGATTCTGTATGGAAAGGAAGAAATCCTAAGAAAAATCCAACCCTTCCATGGCGGCGGAGAAATGATTGCAACCTGTACTTTCGAAAAAACGACTTATGCAGATCTGCCTTTTAAGTTTGAAGCAGGAACTCCGAACGTTGGCGGAAATATCGCGTTGGGAGCTGCAGTTGATTTTATGGAAAAGATCGGACAGGAACAGATTCAGCACCACGAAAACGCCTTGTTGGATTATGCCCAACAAAAACTACTGGAAATTGAGGGTTTGAGAATCTACGGCGAAAAAGCAAAAAGAACGGGCGTTGTTTCCTTTAACCTTGAAGGAATTGGGATTTCGTCTGATGTAGGGATGATTCTCGACAAATTGGGAATCGCCGTGCGAACAGGTCACCACTGCACGCAGCCGATTATGAATTTCTTCAATATTGCGGGAACGGTTCGGGCGAGTTTTGCGGTATATAATACTTTTGAGGAAATTGATGTTTTGGCGGAAGGTGTGAGAAAAGCGAAAAGAATGCTTTCATAG
- a CDS encoding GxxExxY protein, with product MHSIDFLCVKTYLKLSGMKLGLLINFNTPLLKDGIHRIVNNL from the coding sequence GTGCATTCGATTGATTTTCTGTGTGTTAAAACCTATCTGAAATTGTCAGGAATGAAATTGGGACTTCTCATCAATTTCAACACTCCACTTCTTAAAGATGGGATTCATCGAATCGTCAATAATCTGTAA
- a CDS encoding serine hydrolase domain-containing protein, producing the protein MTIKLLKGFLATIALLIALAYTFRYDYLFKGIRETYLRGETGSTIDDGKYFPSNLIVKGNPKPWEKDSLYNKKSLPKDLVEDLKKSKTASFIIIKNGKLLHEEYWDGYNQNSKTNSFSMAKAVTVLLTGKAIEDEKIKSIDEKYSDFYENYKNVDFGKDLKLVDLAAMEAGLNWDENYKNPFLPNAKAYYGKSLAEAVFLCGFKEKPGTKFEYQSGSTQLLGFALRKAVNKPIAEYASEKLWKPLGMEQNAEWTKDDNGMEKTFCCIQSNSRDFAKLGQLFLDNGKSGESQVINPNFLTAMQTPTKLSNGAYGMGLWINNDAVVKHYYFWGLYGQYIIVVPEKQMVIVRTGTYKNQPKDAKGRPVQVGFIVDEVGKNY; encoded by the coding sequence ATGACCATAAAACTTCTAAAGGGTTTTCTTGCTACAATCGCTTTGCTGATCGCACTTGCTTACACTTTCAGATACGATTATCTATTTAAGGGAATCCGTGAAACGTATCTTCGTGGGGAAACGGGATCAACGATCGATGACGGGAAATATTTCCCTTCAAACCTTATCGTCAAAGGAAATCCGAAACCTTGGGAAAAGGATTCACTGTACAACAAAAAATCTTTACCGAAAGATTTAGTTGAAGATTTAAAAAAGTCAAAAACGGCGTCGTTCATCATTATTAAAAACGGAAAACTTTTGCATGAAGAATATTGGGACGGATACAACCAGAACTCCAAAACCAACTCGTTTTCAATGGCGAAAGCGGTAACTGTGCTGCTTACAGGAAAAGCGATTGAGGATGAAAAAATAAAGTCCATTGATGAAAAATATTCTGATTTCTACGAGAACTATAAAAATGTTGATTTCGGGAAAGACCTGAAACTCGTCGATTTGGCGGCTATGGAAGCTGGACTGAACTGGGACGAAAACTACAAAAACCCTTTCCTTCCCAATGCGAAAGCGTACTACGGAAAATCTTTGGCAGAAGCTGTTTTCCTTTGCGGTTTCAAGGAAAAACCGGGAACGAAATTCGAATACCAAAGCGGAAGTACCCAACTTTTGGGTTTTGCGTTGCGAAAAGCCGTGAACAAACCCATCGCCGAATATGCTTCAGAAAAACTCTGGAAACCGCTCGGAATGGAGCAAAACGCAGAGTGGACCAAAGACGACAACGGAATGGAGAAAACTTTTTGCTGCATCCAGTCGAACTCGCGGGACTTTGCAAAACTTGGGCAACTGTTCCTCGATAACGGAAAATCGGGCGAAAGCCAGGTGATCAATCCAAACTTCCTGACTGCGATGCAAACTCCGACCAAGCTTTCAAACGGAGCTTACGGAATGGGACTTTGGATCAACAATGATGCGGTGGTGAAACACTACTATTTTTGGGGACTTTATGGACAGTACATCATCGTCGTTCCCGAAAAACAAATGGTCATCGTGCGAACAGGAACCTACAAAAACCAGCCGAAAGACGCAAAAGGAAGACCAGTTCAGGTGGGATTTATTGTTGATGAGGTGGGGAAGAATTATTGA
- a CDS encoding GNAT family N-acetyltransferase: protein MKKQTIETERLLLQPMSTDDAEFIYELYNSPKFIEFIGDRKIRTVHDAEKYITEKFLPQLEKLGFGNYLIVLKDGNKKIGGVGIFERDGLEVHDIGFSFLPEFEGKGYGYESASKLMEIGFKEFGLKKISAITTKANISSQKLIEKLGLKFQKTVRLPNDEEELLYYETENL from the coding sequence ATGAAAAAACAGACCATCGAAACCGAACGGCTTTTGCTGCAACCCATGTCAACCGACGACGCAGAATTTATCTATGAGCTCTACAACTCGCCGAAGTTTATTGAGTTTATCGGAGACCGAAAAATCCGAACCGTGCACGATGCGGAAAAGTATATCACAGAAAAATTTCTTCCTCAACTTGAAAAACTTGGCTTTGGAAACTACCTCATCGTTCTGAAAGATGGCAACAAAAAAATCGGCGGCGTAGGAATTTTCGAGCGTGATGGATTGGAAGTTCACGATATCGGTTTTTCTTTTCTGCCGGAATTTGAGGGAAAAGGTTACGGTTATGAATCGGCGTCAAAACTGATGGAAATCGGATTCAAAGAGTTTGGCTTAAAAAAGATTTCCGCCATTACCACAAAAGCAAATATCTCTTCACAGAAACTCATCGAAAAGCTCGGACTGAAATTTCAAAAAACTGTCCGATTACCAAACGATGAAGAGGAGCTTCTTTACTATGAAACCGAAAATCTTTAA
- a CDS encoding YdeI/OmpD-associated family protein, with product MTQDYFSFEAVILQNGTMNAAFVEFPFSVPEIFGKKGHVKIKAVFDGKVEYRGSLAKMNFDCHILGLTQEARKKLGKSFGDTVSVKLWEDKEERIVTIPDDVKIVFNENTDAKELFDAMSYTHRKEYIRWIEEAKKPETRENRKVKMIEMILAGKKGI from the coding sequence ATGACACAGGATTATTTTTCATTCGAAGCCGTAATTTTACAAAACGGAACCATGAATGCCGCTTTTGTGGAATTCCCATTCTCAGTACCGGAAATCTTCGGGAAAAAAGGACATGTTAAAATCAAGGCCGTTTTCGACGGTAAAGTGGAATACCGCGGAAGTTTGGCAAAAATGAATTTTGATTGTCATATTTTAGGTTTAACCCAGGAAGCGAGAAAAAAGTTAGGAAAATCTTTCGGAGACACCGTTTCAGTGAAACTTTGGGAAGACAAAGAGGAAAGAATTGTCACCATTCCTGATGACGTGAAGATTGTTTTTAATGAAAACACAGACGCAAAAGAACTTTTCGACGCGATGAGCTACACCCACCGAAAGGAATACATCCGCTGGATCGAGGAAGCCAAGAAACCTGAAACCCGAGAAAACAGAAAAGTGAAAATGATCGAGATGATTCTCGCCGGAAAAAAAGGAATTTAA
- a CDS encoding META domain-containing protein produces MKKAFSVIVFLIGIFFLQNCSTNNLVSEEINRQWMLIEFQNFSRDLMVKNRAQIDLASTKTTPNQYGAEMGCNKMFFTAKFYSNGTVKFSDVGSTMMYCENNMELESAFGKELPKMTKYKIDGHHLTLSDNSGNTMKFVAADWD; encoded by the coding sequence ATGAAAAAAGCATTTTCAGTGATCGTGTTTTTGATTGGGATTTTCTTTCTACAAAACTGTTCAACTAATAATTTAGTTTCAGAAGAAATCAACCGACAATGGATGCTGATCGAGTTCCAGAATTTCAGCAGAGACTTGATGGTGAAAAACCGCGCGCAGATTGATTTGGCTTCAACGAAAACCACTCCCAATCAATACGGTGCAGAGATGGGATGCAATAAAATGTTCTTCACCGCAAAATTTTATTCAAATGGTACGGTAAAATTTTCTGATGTCGGAAGTACGATGATGTACTGCGAAAACAATATGGAACTGGAATCCGCTTTCGGAAAGGAATTACCCAAAATGACGAAATACAAAATTGACGGCCATCATCTTACGCTCAGTGATAATTCAGGAAATACCATGAAATTTGTCGCAGCAGATTGGGATTAA
- a CDS encoding SemiSWEET family sugar transporter — MISPEVIGFIAGGLSASVFVPQIMKIIKEKSAEELSLLTCVIGAVSGGLWLWYGIINNHISMIVTNIVGVLAGLLLVVLKVVFNGNAAKS, encoded by the coding sequence ATGATCAGCCCCGAAGTTATTGGCTTTATTGCAGGAGGACTTTCTGCTTCAGTTTTTGTTCCTCAAATTATGAAGATTATCAAAGAAAAATCTGCTGAAGAACTTTCTCTTTTAACATGTGTTATTGGAGCTGTAAGTGGCGGTTTGTGGTTATGGTACGGAATTATTAATAATCACATCTCGATGATTGTTACGAATATTGTTGGAGTTTTGGCCGGATTACTTCTGGTAGTTCTGAAAGTTGTTTTTAACGGAAACGCTGCCAAATCTTAA
- the hflX gene encoding GTPase HflX, whose translation MLEKKDHQYEKAVLVGLITQNQDEEKLKEYLDELEFLAFTAGATVEKRFTQKMTQPDSKTFVGSGKAEEIRNYIKENEISTVIFDDELSPSQLKNLEKEMEVKILDRTNLILDIFAQRAQTSYARTQVELAQYEYLLPRLTRMWTHLERQRGGIGMRGPGETEIETDRRIIRDRISLLKEKLKTIDKQMSTQRQNRGKMVRVALVGYTNVGKSTLMNAISKSEVFAENKLFATLDTTVRKVVIGNLPFLLTDTVGFIRKLPTQLVESFKSTLDEVREADLLIHVVDISHESFEDHINSVNQILMEIGAHQKPMIMVFNKIDAFAYEKKEEDDLTPETRKNISLAEWKKTWMSKSKFPTVFISALTKENFPEMKKLIYDEVLKIHISRFPYNDFLFEYHDDEEGEI comes from the coding sequence ATGCTCGAAAAGAAAGACCATCAATACGAAAAAGCCGTTTTAGTCGGCTTAATTACCCAAAATCAGGACGAAGAAAAACTCAAGGAATACCTCGACGAACTTGAATTCCTCGCATTCACAGCGGGAGCGACCGTAGAAAAAAGGTTCACGCAGAAAATGACGCAACCCGACTCCAAAACTTTTGTCGGAAGCGGAAAAGCCGAGGAAATCAGAAACTATATCAAGGAAAATGAAATTTCCACCGTGATTTTTGATGACGAACTTTCGCCATCGCAACTGAAAAATCTCGAAAAGGAAATGGAGGTGAAAATCCTCGACAGAACCAACCTGATTCTCGATATTTTCGCACAGCGCGCCCAAACTTCATACGCAAGAACGCAGGTGGAACTCGCGCAATACGAATACCTGCTTCCGCGACTGACCCGAATGTGGACCCACCTTGAAAGACAACGCGGTGGAATCGGAATGAGAGGTCCCGGTGAAACCGAAATCGAAACTGACCGACGAATTATCCGCGACAGAATTTCATTGTTAAAGGAAAAACTGAAAACCATCGACAAGCAGATGTCCACACAAAGACAAAACCGCGGAAAGATGGTGCGTGTCGCTTTGGTTGGTTACACCAACGTCGGGAAATCTACACTGATGAACGCAATTTCTAAATCCGAGGTTTTTGCCGAGAACAAACTTTTTGCGACTTTGGACACGACGGTGAGGAAAGTCGTGATCGGGAATTTGCCGTTTCTGCTGACCGACACCGTTGGATTCATCAGGAAGTTGCCAACTCAGTTGGTAGAAAGCTTTAAATCAACATTGGATGAAGTGCGAGAAGCGGATCTGCTCATTCACGTTGTCGATATTTCCCACGAAAGTTTTGAGGACCACATCAATTCTGTGAACCAGATTTTAATGGAAATCGGCGCACACCAAAAACCGATGATTATGGTTTTCAATAAAATAGACGCTTTTGCCTACGAGAAAAAGGAGGAGGACGATTTGACTCCTGAAACGCGAAAGAATATTTCTCTCGCCGAATGGAAAAAGACCTGGATGTCGAAATCTAAATTCCCGACGGTTTTCATTTCCGCTTTAACCAAGGAAAATTTTCCCGAAATGAAAAAGCTGATTTACGATGAGGTTCTGAAAATCCACATTTCACGGTTTCCGTACAACGATTTTCTGTTTGAATACCACGACGACGAGGAAGGGGAAATTTGA
- a CDS encoding UPF0175 family protein, translating to MSLTIKIPKELETEEKNLLVLFASFLYEKGKLSLGQAAKMAGLPKRKFMENLGKLGVSVFNFPVEDLEKELGNV from the coding sequence ATGTCACTTACCATAAAAATCCCCAAAGAACTCGAAACTGAAGAGAAAAACCTTCTTGTCCTGTTTGCCTCATTTCTGTACGAAAAGGGAAAATTATCTTTAGGTCAAGCGGCAAAAATGGCAGGTTTACCGAAAAGAAAATTCATGGAGAATCTTGGAAAATTGGGAGTTTCTGTCTTTAATTTTCCTGTAGAAGATTTGGAAAAAGAATTAGGAAATGTCTAA
- a CDS encoding DUF3368 domain-containing protein yields MEHKDSLIIIDDFKARKVAQQFSLKIIGTLGIILEAKRQNIIPKVSPILNKIKETNFRISEQLESEIWRLADEL; encoded by the coding sequence TTGGAACATAAAGACTCTTTGATTATTATCGACGATTTTAAAGCCAGAAAGGTTGCGCAGCAATTTTCATTAAAAATTATCGGAACCTTGGGAATCATTTTGGAGGCGAAACGCCAAAATATAATCCCGAAAGTAAGTCCTATTTTGAACAAAATAAAAGAAACGAATTTCAGGATTTCCGAGCAATTGGAGTCCGAAATTTGGAGACTGGCGGATGAGCTGTAG
- a CDS encoding DNA alkylation repair protein — protein MSVVLADIKSALQDLALPEKKEFFPRFFKAGKGEYAVGDQFIGVTVPDQRKVVKEFWNKISMEELGELLSSKFHEHRHSALLMLVTKFEKSKDKKEKADIVKFYLKNKKHINNWDLVDNSSYKILGRYCFENEDDTILRKLSDEENLWSKRMAIVSTMYHAKKGKFELLKELAQKNLLHEHDLMHKANGWLLREMGEKNEDELLGFLKAHYRKMPRTSLRYAIEKLDEELRQDFLKGRI, from the coding sequence ATGAGCGTTGTTCTTGCTGACATAAAATCCGCTCTGCAGGATTTGGCATTACCCGAAAAAAAAGAATTCTTCCCTCGGTTTTTCAAGGCGGGAAAAGGCGAATATGCGGTAGGTGACCAGTTCATCGGAGTGACCGTTCCCGACCAGAGAAAAGTGGTAAAAGAGTTCTGGAACAAAATCTCGATGGAGGAACTGGGCGAACTGCTTTCCTCGAAATTTCACGAACACCGACATTCCGCGCTTCTGATGTTGGTTACAAAGTTTGAAAAATCCAAAGACAAAAAGGAAAAAGCAGACATCGTCAAATTTTACCTTAAAAACAAAAAACACATCAACAACTGGGATTTGGTCGATAATTCCTCCTACAAAATTTTGGGAAGATACTGTTTTGAAAATGAGGACGATACGATCTTGAGAAAACTCTCGGATGAAGAAAACCTTTGGTCAAAAAGAATGGCGATTGTTTCCACAATGTACCATGCAAAAAAAGGAAAGTTCGAACTGCTGAAAGAACTCGCCCAGAAAAACCTCCTCCACGAACACGATTTGATGCATAAAGCAAACGGTTGGCTTCTCCGCGAAATGGGCGAGAAAAACGAGGACGAACTTCTCGGTTTCCTGAAAGCTCATTATCGGAAAATGCCGCGAACTTCACTTCGGTACGCGATCGAAAAGCTGGATGAGGAACTGAGACAGGATTTTCTAAAAGGAAGAATTTGA
- a CDS encoding DUF6122 family protein, with amino-acid sequence MENFLFLKEVVHYFLHLVFPVFIAKIFFKDNWKKAYFLMLATMLVDLDHIFANPLFDPNRNSIGFHPLHTYPMIALYFLGMIFLKSNYRIIAIGLFFHMVTDFQDFYL; translated from the coding sequence ATGGAAAATTTCTTGTTTTTAAAGGAGGTCGTCCACTATTTTCTGCATCTGGTTTTTCCGGTTTTTATTGCCAAAATTTTCTTTAAAGACAATTGGAAGAAAGCTTATTTTCTGATGCTTGCAACGATGCTTGTGGATCTGGACCATATTTTTGCCAATCCGCTTTTTGATCCGAACCGTAATAGCATTGGTTTTCACCCGCTCCATACTTATCCGATGATTGCGCTTTATTTTCTGGGAATGATTTTCCTCAAATCAAATTACAGAATCATCGCAATCGGTTTGTTTTTCCACATGGTTACCGATTTTCAGGATTTTTACCTTTAG
- a CDS encoding calcium:proton antiporter has protein sequence MKLKQYLHWTIILPIISSVFYLGGFLEMGTVGNILGAILLFGSVLAAVHHAEVVAHKVGEPYGTIILAICITILEVGLIISFMLSGGEGAMTYARDTVFAAVMLILNGILGVCIWVGSRKYKEQFFITNSATSYLVSLVAILVLTLILPNYTSSIRGPFYSDAQLVFVSLACLMIYGSFLMFQTVRHRNYFVVEEADHTTHEADPPTIKKTILSLVLLMICLAVVIFMAKGLSPVIEDFVEGIGAPRALVGVIIATVVLLPEGLAAIRAARNNQIQTSINLGLGSALASVGLTIPAVSVVCILFDIPFVLGLDMKSVILLALSVFTVMLSLSRGKTNHLYGTVLLVNLAAYIFTVIVP, from the coding sequence ATGAAATTAAAACAATACCTGCACTGGACCATTATTCTTCCTATAATTTCCTCAGTTTTCTATCTCGGTGGATTTCTGGAAATGGGAACTGTAGGAAATATTTTGGGCGCAATCCTTTTGTTCGGGAGTGTTTTAGCGGCAGTTCACCACGCAGAAGTTGTGGCGCACAAAGTCGGCGAACCTTATGGAACCATTATTTTGGCGATCTGTATCACGATTCTCGAGGTGGGGCTGATTATTTCCTTCATGCTTTCCGGTGGTGAAGGTGCGATGACTTATGCGCGAGATACGGTATTTGCTGCGGTAATGTTAATTCTCAACGGAATTCTCGGAGTCTGCATCTGGGTTGGAAGCAGAAAATATAAGGAGCAGTTTTTCATCACCAATTCCGCGACTTCATATCTTGTGAGTTTGGTGGCGATCCTGGTTCTCACGCTAATTCTTCCGAATTACACTTCAAGTATTCGCGGTCCGTTTTATTCCGATGCGCAGCTGGTATTTGTTTCTTTGGCTTGTCTAATGATTTATGGAAGTTTTCTGATGTTTCAGACGGTTCGTCACCGAAACTATTTCGTGGTCGAGGAAGCCGATCACACCACTCATGAAGCCGATCCGCCGACTATAAAAAAGACCATTCTCAGTCTCGTTTTGTTGATGATTTGTTTGGCCGTTGTAATTTTTATGGCAAAAGGACTTTCACCAGTTATCGAGGATTTCGTGGAAGGAATCGGCGCGCCGAGAGCTTTGGTCGGCGTGATTATCGCGACCGTGGTTTTGCTCCCCGAAGGTTTGGCGGCGATCCGTGCTGCGAGAAACAACCAGATTCAGACCTCCATCAATTTGGGACTCGGTTCCGCTTTGGCGAGTGTGGGTTTAACGATTCCTGCGGTTTCCGTGGTGTGTATTCTGTTCGACATCCCTTTCGTTTTGGGACTCGACATGAAATCGGTGATTCTGCTCGCACTTTCCGTTTTCACAGTAATGCTCTCACTCAGCCGCGGAAAGACCAATCATCTGTACGGCACCGTGTTGCTCGTGAATCTTGCGGCGTATATTTTTACGGTGATTGTTCCGTAG
- a CDS encoding group III truncated hemoglobin, giving the protein MKKLESREDIEKLVNLFYGKVQNDDTIGFFFNDVAKTDWSHHLPKMYSFWETLLFGQISYKGNPMAVHLPINAQVPLEKHHFAHWVKLWTETVEENFTGEMADMAIYKANNIAALMGHKMEVARRLS; this is encoded by the coding sequence ATGAAAAAGCTGGAATCAAGAGAGGATATCGAAAAACTGGTGAATCTGTTTTACGGAAAAGTGCAGAACGACGACACGATCGGTTTCTTCTTCAACGACGTGGCAAAAACCGACTGGAGCCATCACCTGCCGAAAATGTATTCTTTTTGGGAAACGCTGCTTTTCGGCCAGATTTCGTATAAGGGAAATCCGATGGCGGTGCATTTGCCGATCAATGCGCAGGTTCCACTGGAGAAGCACCATTTTGCACACTGGGTAAAACTTTGGACTGAAACCGTGGAGGAAAACTTTACCGGTGAAATGGCGGATATGGCGATTTATAAAGCCAACAATATCGCAGCTTTGATGGGCCACAAAATGGAGGTTGCCAGAAGACTTTCTTAA